The following proteins are co-located in the Streptomyces asiaticus genome:
- a CDS encoding DUF3291 domain-containing protein: MPTLPWTTPNPPTPGTRALVMASRFEVRSMRDVPRFFLKSLSAWGQVKKAPGAFGASLIAQPLKRTFYTLSAWESREALSTYAGAEPHRSIMTGLRSTMRTATFDFWDVPAEDLPITWSDARRRLRAKLAADEAAAGSPG, encoded by the coding sequence GTGCCGACACTTCCCTGGACTACTCCGAATCCGCCCACTCCCGGGACGCGGGCGTTGGTCATGGCATCCCGTTTCGAGGTGCGCTCGATGCGTGACGTGCCGCGCTTCTTCCTGAAGTCCCTGAGCGCCTGGGGACAGGTGAAGAAGGCACCCGGCGCGTTCGGCGCCTCGCTCATCGCGCAGCCGCTGAAGCGCACCTTCTACACACTCTCCGCCTGGGAGAGCCGTGAGGCGCTCTCCACCTACGCCGGCGCCGAACCGCACCGCAGCATCATGACCGGCCTGCGCTCCACCATGCGGACGGCAACCTTCGACTTCTGGGACGTGCCCGCCGAGGACCTCCCCATCACCTGGAGCGACGCCAGGCGCCGGCTGCGCGCCAAGCTCGCCGCGGACGAGGCCGCGGCGGGCTCCCCGGGCTGA
- a CDS encoding MerR family transcriptional regulator, which translates to MRMSELSRMSGVPVATIKYYLREGLLPQGQATAVNQADYGELHLRRLRLVRALIGVRGLSVSETKEILAGVSEHASDMHEVLGLVLGARPVDKEAPPPAKEAFDEVDELLKEVGWQISDHAPAKQVIAEGLTTLRSLGMDVGWRTLLPYAELAGRCAALDLDQLRDTDDPLERAERAVVLTVLLEPVLLALRRLAQEDESARRHRA; encoded by the coding sequence ATGCGAATGTCCGAGCTCAGCCGGATGAGCGGGGTACCGGTTGCGACGATCAAGTACTACCTGCGGGAAGGTCTGCTGCCCCAGGGGCAAGCCACCGCCGTCAACCAAGCCGACTACGGCGAGCTCCACCTGCGCCGCCTCCGTCTCGTCCGCGCCCTGATCGGCGTGCGCGGGCTCTCGGTGAGCGAGACCAAGGAGATCCTCGCCGGTGTCTCCGAGCACGCCTCCGACATGCATGAGGTGCTCGGACTGGTCCTGGGCGCACGGCCAGTCGACAAAGAGGCCCCGCCGCCGGCCAAGGAGGCGTTCGATGAAGTGGACGAGCTGCTGAAGGAGGTCGGATGGCAGATCTCCGACCACGCTCCCGCCAAGCAGGTCATCGCCGAGGGCCTGACGACCCTGCGCTCCCTGGGAATGGACGTCGGCTGGCGGACCCTGCTGCCCTATGCGGAGCTGGCCGGGCGCTGCGCCGCGCTCGATCTCGACCAGCTGCGGGACACGGACGACCCGCTGGAGCGAGCCGAACGCGCGGTGGTCCTCACCGTGCTCCTCGAACCCGTGCTCCTGGCCCTGCGACGGCTCGCGCAGGAGGACGAGTCGGCCAGGCGCCACAGGGCCTGA
- a CDS encoding type II toxin-antitoxin system RatA family toxin, whose translation MAVLNVTCRGAESTERVWKVLLDCEAFPTFLDGVNEVTVTGEEAGRRTSSWVVELKGSEMEWDQEDVIDVERLRWEFRQTEGDLAHYEGYWQVLEDAEGVALELNVEFDIGLPMVAEMIHPAVAKSLRAYQQGILSSSL comes from the coding sequence ATGGCCGTACTGAATGTGACCTGCAGGGGTGCCGAATCTACCGAGCGGGTGTGGAAGGTGCTTCTGGACTGCGAGGCCTTCCCGACCTTCTTGGACGGCGTCAACGAGGTCACCGTCACCGGTGAGGAGGCTGGCCGTCGCACCAGTAGCTGGGTCGTCGAGCTCAAGGGCTCGGAGATGGAATGGGATCAAGAGGATGTCATCGACGTCGAGCGACTTCGCTGGGAGTTTCGTCAGACCGAAGGGGACCTCGCCCACTATGAGGGATATTGGCAAGTCCTCGAGGATGCCGAGGGCGTGGCGCTCGAACTCAATGTGGAATTCGACATCGGGCTCCCCATGGTGGCTGAAATGATCCACCCTGCAGTGGCAAAGTCGTTGCGGGCCTATCAGCAGGGGATTCTCAGCAGCAGCCTGTAG
- a CDS encoding FAD-dependent oxidoreductase: MPVEHQSRVAVVGAGVAGLSAAYHLREHAHITLYECEDHLGGHAHTVEVEENGRKFGIDTAFVVFNEPAYPNLTAFFRELDVEAVEHPGGFNFFDLDSGIEYGTRELVLEEDEVVGCYPEEFVGIWREARRFHTESRKDFLHKKTDMPLGEYLDRRGYSREFRNSYVILLCSAVWSVPAERIWEMPASTVIAFYMGHDEGGLGGRSVDWRTVGGGSISYVRKAVAAIGAEVRTSEPVTGVHQDSEGVTVRTASASERFDFVVVATHADQALALLENPTERQRTVLAPVRYNGSRVILHTDASVMPADRSRWEVWNYGKVAVGGEQRAYVAYYMNKLHGFTAEKDYFVTLDYPGDVDPAKVIAEFSYSHPVIDVPVRELQKDIYDVNEGPRVKLCGSYFHSKRLGWDQIGSHEAAFSSGAEAAAQLLRDMGGERPGEPSLAGWDIAAADHGEWIPWGSCGKARARLVAQADGYHVALVEAEAGYRTDPHVHQHAEFFYLIEGRVSNQGRIITAGGAFAAAAGSVHDAFVSETPVRYVSIFKL, encoded by the coding sequence ATGCCTGTTGAGCACCAGTCGCGCGTGGCCGTCGTCGGAGCCGGAGTGGCCGGCCTCTCCGCCGCGTACCACCTGCGCGAGCACGCGCACATCACCCTGTACGAGTGCGAGGACCACCTCGGCGGCCACGCCCACACCGTGGAGGTCGAGGAGAACGGCCGCAAGTTCGGCATCGACACGGCGTTTGTCGTCTTCAACGAGCCAGCGTATCCCAACTTGACCGCATTCTTCCGGGAGCTGGACGTCGAGGCGGTCGAACACCCGGGGGGCTTCAACTTCTTCGACCTTGACTCCGGCATCGAGTACGGCACCCGGGAGCTGGTCCTGGAGGAGGACGAGGTCGTCGGCTGCTACCCGGAGGAGTTCGTCGGCATCTGGCGCGAGGCCCGCCGCTTCCACACCGAGAGCCGCAAGGACTTCCTGCACAAGAAGACCGACATGCCGCTCGGCGAGTACCTCGACCGGCGCGGCTACAGCCGGGAGTTCCGCAACTCATACGTGATTCTGCTCTGCTCGGCCGTATGGTCGGTGCCCGCCGAGCGGATCTGGGAGATGCCGGCCTCCACCGTGATCGCCTTCTACATGGGACACGACGAGGGCGGGCTCGGCGGCCGCAGCGTCGACTGGCGTACCGTCGGTGGCGGCTCCATCTCCTACGTCCGCAAGGCGGTCGCCGCTATCGGGGCCGAGGTGCGCACGTCCGAGCCGGTCACTGGCGTTCACCAGGATTCCGAAGGGGTCACGGTGCGCACCGCATCGGCCAGTGAGCGGTTCGACTTCGTGGTCGTGGCCACCCACGCGGACCAGGCGCTGGCCCTGCTGGAGAACCCCACGGAGCGGCAGCGGACCGTCCTGGCCCCGGTCCGGTACAACGGTTCACGCGTCATCCTGCACACCGACGCCTCGGTGATGCCAGCAGACCGCTCGCGCTGGGAGGTGTGGAACTACGGCAAGGTCGCCGTCGGCGGCGAGCAACGCGCCTATGTCGCGTACTACATGAACAAGCTGCACGGCTTCACCGCCGAGAAGGACTACTTCGTCACCCTCGACTACCCCGGCGATGTGGACCCGGCGAAGGTGATCGCCGAGTTCTCCTACAGTCACCCGGTCATCGACGTCCCCGTGCGCGAGCTGCAAAAAGACATCTACGACGTCAATGAGGGCCCGCGGGTGAAGCTGTGCGGCTCGTACTTCCACTCCAAGCGGCTGGGCTGGGACCAGATCGGTTCCCATGAGGCAGCCTTCTCCTCCGGCGCCGAGGCGGCGGCGCAGCTGCTGCGCGACATGGGCGGGGAGAGGCCGGGTGAACCCTCGCTGGCCGGTTGGGACATCGCGGCGGCGGACCACGGCGAGTGGATTCCGTGGGGCTCCTGCGGCAAGGCACGTGCCCGGCTCGTGGCCCAGGCCGACGGCTACCACGTCGCACTGGTCGAGGCCGAGGCAGGCTACCGGACCGACCCGCACGTACACCAGCATGCGGAGTTCTTCTATCTCATCGAGGGACGGGTGAGCAACCAGGGCCGGATCATCACCGCGGGCGGCGCGTTCGCGGCGGCCGCGGGCTCCGTGCATGATGCCTTCGTCTCCGAGACACCGGTGCGCTACGTGTCGATCTTCAAACTGTGA
- a CDS encoding MFS transporter, producing the protein MITLKSAGEVPAQAPGGRTVPPWLTIVACSVPMFMVALDNLVVSTALRTLAVELKASTSDLQWFVNAYVLTFACLLLTAAGLGDRFGRRKVFVFGIIVFTASSIACGLADTTGQLIAGRTLQGFGAAAVMPLSLTLLAAAVPERKRGLALGLWSGISGLAVAGGPVVGGAVVDGLDWQWIFWVNVPVGVVAVPLVMWALKESSVPDTRVDLPGMALATGALFGIVWAIVNGEQDGWTSGRILGMFAAGAILLVLFILWERRAPAPLLPLGFYRSRAFVLSNIVSATMYFGVFGSIFLLSQYLQIAPVRTPLHAGVLTLAWTLMPMVIAPIAGVLTDKVGGGRLMALGLFLQAAGLAWINLVATDNTPYSKLVTAMILAGTGMGFAIAPTAAVVLASVPGEHQGKVSGANATFREIGGALGIAVLSTVFANSGNDRSARAFVDGLHPAVWVGGGVVLFGALCGLFIPRHPRSAPGTGGHGATAGEPRTEEPVKA; encoded by the coding sequence ATGATCACGCTGAAATCCGCAGGTGAGGTACCTGCGCAGGCTCCCGGGGGGCGCACCGTGCCCCCGTGGCTGACCATCGTTGCATGCAGCGTCCCGATGTTCATGGTGGCGCTCGACAACCTGGTCGTCTCCACGGCGCTGCGGACTCTGGCCGTCGAGTTGAAGGCGTCCACGTCCGATCTCCAGTGGTTCGTCAACGCCTACGTCCTGACCTTCGCCTGCCTCCTGCTCACCGCCGCCGGGCTTGGTGACCGCTTCGGACGGCGCAAGGTCTTCGTCTTCGGCATCATCGTCTTCACTGCCTCGTCCATCGCCTGCGGCCTCGCCGATACCACCGGGCAGCTCATCGCCGGGCGCACCCTCCAGGGCTTCGGGGCCGCAGCCGTGATGCCGTTGTCTCTGACGCTGCTCGCGGCGGCCGTCCCCGAGCGCAAGCGCGGCCTGGCGCTCGGCCTCTGGTCCGGCATCAGCGGTCTGGCCGTGGCGGGTGGGCCGGTGGTGGGCGGTGCCGTGGTCGACGGCCTGGACTGGCAATGGATCTTCTGGGTCAACGTGCCCGTCGGCGTGGTGGCCGTACCGCTGGTCATGTGGGCACTCAAAGAGAGCTCGGTGCCGGACACCCGGGTCGACCTGCCGGGCATGGCGCTCGCCACCGGCGCACTCTTCGGGATCGTCTGGGCGATCGTCAACGGCGAGCAGGACGGCTGGACTTCGGGCCGCATCCTGGGCATGTTCGCCGCGGGCGCGATACTGCTCGTGCTGTTCATCCTGTGGGAGCGCCGAGCCCCCGCCCCCCTCCTGCCACTCGGCTTCTACCGGTCCCGCGCCTTCGTGCTGAGCAACATCGTCTCGGCGACCATGTACTTCGGGGTCTTCGGCTCCATCTTCCTGCTCTCGCAGTACCTCCAGATTGCCCCCGTGCGCACCCCTCTGCACGCCGGCGTGCTGACCTTGGCCTGGACGCTGATGCCCATGGTCATCGCCCCGATCGCCGGCGTATTGACCGACAAGGTCGGCGGTGGACGCCTGATGGCCCTCGGTCTCTTCCTGCAGGCCGCCGGTCTCGCCTGGATCAACCTGGTGGCCACCGACAACACCCCGTACTCCAAGCTCGTCACCGCCATGATTCTCGCCGGTACGGGCATGGGCTTCGCTATCGCGCCCACTGCGGCGGTCGTCCTGGCGTCGGTTCCCGGGGAGCACCAGGGCAAGGTGTCCGGTGCCAACGCCACATTCCGCGAGATCGGCGGCGCCCTCGGCATTGCTGTTCTGAGCACGGTCTTCGCCAACAGCGGCAACGACCGCAGCGCCCGGGCTTTCGTCGACGGACTGCACCCCGCGGTCTGGGTCGGTGGGGGAGTGGTGCTCTTCGGCGCCCTCTGCGGCCTGTTCATTCCCCGCCATCCGCGGTCCGCCCCCGGCACCGGTGGCCACGGCGCCACCGCCGGGGAGCCGCGCACCGAGGAACCGGTCAAGGCCTGA
- a CDS encoding acyl-CoA dehydrogenase family protein, whose amino-acid sequence MPKADMTALAARLEAHLGDPHAPASRMPFTRVLDLDEREEYPYAFVNMLRDWGVPEYALPGEQGGKAGDVEANFSLVRLIARRDPTTATALMVTNLAFMPVWIGGSEEQKRAVVDAVKRGARLSWGLSERAYGSDLLANAMSARKVEGGYRLTGEKWLIGNATWSDAVVVFARTGERPGPAAFSLFLMEKRKTPAGSVEELPRERLHGLRAMDISGIRVDDVFLPDSALIGAEGQGLEITLKATQTARTQISSIAMSAVDTGLRLTLDFTEERVILGKPVSDVPYSRRQLTEVFADLMVTDAVCLGAVRCLQAAPEQVSVSSSVAKYFVPTLLEATMSQLSVVLGARFFLRGHPHYGMFQKLLRDLVVANFADGNTVVNLRNLGHQLPQVLTCATTAGEGVRLAAADRAAVLYGMARELPLYEPWKQELSSRGGEDDTLLAAPDAVRRLRGLAGEAEQQERGWLLRSADTADELLAHAALLRERCDALRAELGRAFGNSAELFDLAKEYSLVHAAAACVLTYVHSHTALDAPLPSGAVLLLQLERLRRKVRPHEAVTDQAVVDEVMRVVRHLYRENRLFSHWTFPLAEPTADVSAARH is encoded by the coding sequence ATGCCCAAGGCCGATATGACCGCCCTGGCGGCCCGGCTTGAAGCGCACCTCGGCGACCCGCACGCCCCGGCGAGCCGGATGCCGTTCACGCGTGTCCTCGACCTGGATGAGCGTGAGGAGTACCCGTACGCGTTCGTGAACATGCTGCGCGACTGGGGCGTGCCCGAGTACGCGCTCCCGGGCGAGCAGGGCGGGAAGGCGGGCGATGTGGAGGCCAATTTCAGCCTGGTGCGGCTCATAGCCCGCCGCGACCCCACCACGGCGACCGCCCTCATGGTCACGAACCTGGCCTTCATGCCGGTGTGGATCGGCGGGAGCGAGGAGCAGAAGCGGGCCGTCGTCGACGCCGTCAAGCGCGGTGCCCGCCTGTCCTGGGGCCTGTCCGAGCGTGCGTACGGCAGCGATCTGCTCGCCAACGCCATGAGCGCCCGCAAGGTCGAGGGAGGCTACCGCCTCACCGGCGAGAAGTGGCTCATCGGCAATGCCACGTGGTCCGACGCGGTGGTCGTCTTCGCCCGCACCGGGGAGCGCCCGGGCCCGGCCGCCTTCTCCCTCTTCCTGATGGAGAAGCGCAAGACCCCGGCCGGCTCGGTCGAGGAGTTGCCCCGCGAGAGGCTGCACGGGCTGCGCGCGATGGACATCAGCGGCATCCGTGTTGACGACGTCTTCCTGCCGGACTCCGCGCTCATCGGCGCCGAGGGCCAGGGCCTGGAGATCACCCTGAAGGCGACGCAGACGGCTCGCACGCAGATCAGCAGTATCGCGATGTCCGCCGTCGACACCGGCCTCAGGCTCACTCTCGACTTCACCGAGGAGCGGGTCATCCTCGGCAAGCCGGTCAGCGACGTCCCGTACAGCAGACGGCAGTTGACGGAGGTCTTCGCCGACCTGATGGTCACCGACGCGGTCTGCCTGGGCGCCGTACGCTGCCTCCAGGCGGCGCCCGAGCAGGTCAGCGTCTCGTCGTCGGTCGCCAAGTACTTCGTGCCGACGCTGCTCGAAGCCACCATGTCACAGCTGAGCGTGGTGCTCGGTGCACGCTTCTTCCTCCGCGGCCACCCGCACTACGGCATGTTTCAGAAGCTTCTGCGTGACCTGGTGGTGGCGAACTTCGCCGATGGCAACACTGTGGTCAACCTGCGGAACCTCGGCCACCAACTGCCGCAGGTGCTGACCTGCGCCACCACGGCGGGCGAGGGGGTGCGGCTGGCCGCCGCCGACCGGGCCGCGGTTCTGTACGGCATGGCGCGGGAGCTGCCGCTGTACGAGCCGTGGAAGCAGGAGCTGTCCAGCCGGGGAGGCGAGGACGACACCCTGCTGGCGGCGCCCGACGCGGTAAGGCGCCTGCGCGGCCTCGCGGGCGAGGCGGAACAGCAGGAGCGCGGCTGGCTGCTGCGCTCTGCCGACACGGCCGACGAATTGCTGGCCCACGCTGCGCTGCTGCGCGAGCGCTGCGACGCTCTCCGTGCGGAGCTGGGCCGCGCATTCGGGAACTCCGCCGAACTCTTCGACCTGGCCAAGGAGTACAGCCTGGTGCACGCCGCGGCTGCCTGTGTCCTCACGTACGTGCACTCGCACACCGCGCTCGACGCCCCGCTGCCCAGTGGCGCCGTCCTCCTGCTCCAACTGGAGCGGCTGCGCCGCAAGGTGCGGCCGCACGAGGCGGTCACCGACCAGGCCGTGGTCGACGAGGTGATGCGGGTGGTGCGCCACTTGTACCGGGAGAACCGGCTCTTCTCGCACTGGACCTTCCCGCTGGCCGAGCCCACGGCCGATGTGTCCGCCGCCCGCCACTGA